From the Desulfomonilaceae bacterium genome, one window contains:
- a CDS encoding FAD-containing oxidoreductase, with product MDPIAEQSGERSRGNLMSGFARIVVILIIAVVLLSSLLLLPVKQYLISVLEWTQGFGIWAPLFVAGFYILAAVLFLPGSVITLGAGFLFGVPIGFITVLIGANLGAWAAFLVGRSIARNWVEQKVKGNPKFAAIDQALGREGFKIVLLLRLSPVFPFDLLNYALGITKVSFRDYALASLIGMLPGTLMYVYFGSAARSLTEVAAGKVEGGIAGQVFFWFGLAVTIAVALFVTRLARRSLKEAEASVVDDPRKSQALTPPFFEEKVEVLPDDAHNRELISNVHPASWLNPQPADRYNLVVIGAGTAGLVTAAGAAGLGARVALVERNLLGGDCLNYGCVPSKALIRSSRAYAEIRDSHNLGIAVPGEAAVDFSLVMERLRKLRAKISHHDSAQRFKDLGVDVFLGHARFTGPKTIEVDRKTLRFNKAVIATGARAVRPGIKGLAEAGFLTNETVFSLTIRPAQLAVIGAGPIGCEMAQAFQRLGSQVILFHKNDHILDREDRDAAEIIQSRFIREGVRLLLKSDLKEVQVVNGEKIIHFEVGGVRNFIVVDEILVGAGRAPNVEYLNLESAGVQYDTRRGVFVDDYLRTTNPAIFAAGDISMNYKFTHTADAAARIVIQNALFKGSKKLSALTVPWCTYTDPEIAHVGMYEKDAAKQGIEVDTFVRPLAEVDRAILDGEDQGFVKVHVKRGTDKILGATIVASHAGEMISELTLAMVGKVGLGTISGVIHPYPTQAEAIKQVADAYNRTRLTPFIKKLFKKWLSWTR from the coding sequence ATGGATCCCATAGCCGAACAATCGGGAGAGCGCTCAAGGGGAAACCTGATGAGCGGCTTCGCCCGAATAGTCGTCATCCTAATCATAGCAGTTGTTTTATTGTCGTCTCTGCTGCTCCTGCCAGTCAAGCAGTATCTGATCTCCGTCCTGGAGTGGACACAGGGTTTTGGTATTTGGGCCCCCCTATTTGTGGCTGGATTCTACATCCTGGCAGCCGTCTTGTTCTTGCCTGGTTCGGTAATCACACTCGGCGCAGGTTTCCTGTTCGGGGTCCCAATTGGTTTTATCACGGTTTTGATTGGGGCAAACCTTGGAGCGTGGGCTGCGTTTCTCGTGGGTCGAAGCATTGCCAGAAATTGGGTAGAACAAAAAGTAAAGGGAAATCCAAAATTTGCCGCCATAGACCAAGCATTGGGTCGAGAAGGGTTCAAAATTGTTCTGCTGCTGCGATTGAGTCCGGTGTTTCCTTTCGATCTCCTCAACTATGCGCTCGGAATTACGAAAGTCTCTTTCAGAGATTATGCGCTGGCATCACTGATAGGAATGCTTCCCGGTACTCTAATGTACGTTTATTTCGGCTCAGCGGCAAGGTCTCTCACAGAAGTGGCTGCCGGCAAAGTCGAGGGAGGCATCGCAGGCCAAGTGTTCTTTTGGTTTGGATTGGCCGTTACAATCGCAGTAGCATTGTTTGTCACGAGGCTTGCCCGCAGGAGCCTGAAAGAAGCAGAGGCATCGGTCGTGGATGACCCAAGAAAATCCCAAGCTCTAACTCCACCTTTTTTCGAGGAGAAAGTCGAAGTTCTCCCTGATGACGCACACAACCGAGAACTCATATCTAACGTACATCCGGCAAGTTGGCTTAATCCCCAACCCGCAGATCGCTATAACCTGGTAGTCATTGGAGCGGGCACGGCAGGGCTCGTTACCGCAGCAGGCGCTGCCGGACTCGGCGCAAGAGTAGCCCTTGTGGAGCGCAACCTTTTGGGAGGCGATTGTCTCAATTACGGTTGTGTGCCTTCTAAGGCCTTGATTCGATCATCCAGAGCGTACGCGGAAATCCGGGACTCTCATAATTTAGGAATTGCAGTTCCAGGAGAAGCGGCAGTTGATTTTTCCCTGGTGATGGAGCGCCTGAGAAAACTCAGGGCTAAGATCAGTCATCATGATTCTGCACAGCGGTTCAAAGATCTGGGCGTGGATGTTTTCCTCGGACACGCAAGATTTACCGGCCCGAAGACAATAGAGGTTGATCGCAAGACCTTGCGGTTCAACAAAGCGGTCATAGCTACCGGCGCTCGGGCTGTCCGCCCAGGAATCAAGGGTCTGGCCGAGGCCGGGTTTCTTACGAATGAGACGGTGTTTTCCCTCACCATAAGACCTGCGCAACTTGCCGTGATAGGGGCCGGCCCCATAGGATGCGAAATGGCGCAGGCATTCCAGAGGTTGGGCAGTCAGGTGATCCTTTTCCACAAGAATGACCACATACTCGACCGTGAGGACAGAGACGCTGCGGAAATTATCCAAAGCAGATTCATAAGAGAAGGGGTACGGTTGCTTCTAAAAAGTGATCTGAAAGAGGTCCAGGTTGTAAATGGAGAGAAGATAATACATTTTGAGGTGGGCGGAGTGCGGAACTTCATTGTGGTGGACGAAATTCTCGTAGGCGCCGGCCGGGCGCCGAATGTTGAGTATCTCAATTTGGAATCCGCAGGAGTTCAATATGATACTCGCAGGGGAGTTTTCGTCGATGACTACTTACGGACCACAAACCCTGCAATATTTGCCGCCGGTGACATCTCAATGAACTACAAGTTTACCCACACGGCGGATGCCGCTGCTCGCATCGTCATCCAGAACGCCCTTTTCAAGGGATCAAAGAAGCTTAGCGCTCTCACCGTACCGTGGTGCACGTACACCGATCCCGAAATCGCACATGTCGGGATGTATGAGAAAGACGCGGCGAAACAGGGCATAGAGGTCGACACGTTCGTAAGGCCTCTGGCTGAAGTTGACAGGGCTATCCTTGACGGGGAGGACCAAGGGTTCGTCAAGGTTCACGTGAAGAGGGGAACGGACAAGATCCTCGGAGCGACAATTGTAGCGTCTCATGCAGGCGAAATGATAAGCGAACTCACGCTTGCCATGGTGGGCAAGGTGGGGCTCGGAACAATTTCCGGCGTCATCCATCCATACCCGACGCAAGCCGAAGCGATCAAGCAGGTTGCGGACGCGTACAATCGCACCCGTTTGACACCGTTTATCAAGAAGCTCTTCAAGAAATGGCTTTCTTGGACTCGTTAA
- a CDS encoding helix-turn-helix domain-containing protein — protein MGATSKGEKTRAGVLEAARRLINQKGFRSTSINDIIQTTGVKKGNPYFHFGSREEFGMARLRW, from the coding sequence ATGGGAGCTACGTCAAAAGGTGAAAAGACTCGTGCCGGAGTGCTTGAAGCCGCTAGGCGCCTGATTAATCAAAAGGGGTTTCGCAGCACGAGTATCAACGACATCATTCAGACCACCGGCGTCAAGAAGGGCAATCCGTACTTCCATTTCGGCAGCAGGGAAGAATTCGGCATGGCGAGGCTGCGCTGGTAA
- a CDS encoding aminoglycoside phosphotransferase family protein — protein MYLYEEEHSGARVIGKFHPVKRNPSSYPSQTGETEYNNLLFLRSLGFDTPPHCVVKPLGFIPAIGAALIVEYLDGGLLGEVINDAIHLARRDRLYRKLSALAHFLASMHNLTAGDWPVNFDHSYAYMGRLLNSLIVKWGMGHEHSGELYHLREAWRYRGCMWEDRAVLVHGDVTPSNFLIGRGDNIMAIDLERMQWADRSFDLGRLCGELKHFFLQGTGDHHAAEPFIGHFLWEYCCHFPDRMSAFRAITRRTPFYMGITLLRIARNTWINQDYRRRLVNEAKQILRALP, from the coding sequence GTGTACCTTTACGAGGAGGAACACAGCGGCGCCCGAGTGATAGGGAAATTTCATCCCGTTAAACGTAATCCAAGTTCGTACCCTTCCCAAACGGGGGAAACGGAATACAACAACCTCCTATTCCTCCGCTCCCTGGGCTTTGATACGCCCCCGCATTGTGTGGTCAAACCCCTGGGGTTTATCCCGGCCATAGGCGCCGCTCTGATTGTGGAATACCTGGATGGGGGTCTTCTGGGCGAAGTTATAAACGACGCCATTCACTTGGCCAGGCGTGACCGACTGTATCGCAAACTCTCCGCCCTGGCGCATTTCCTGGCGTCTATGCACAACCTTACGGCGGGCGATTGGCCTGTCAACTTCGACCACAGCTATGCCTATATGGGGCGGTTGCTCAATTCGCTCATCGTCAAGTGGGGCATGGGACACGAACATTCCGGCGAACTGTACCACCTGCGCGAGGCATGGCGCTACCGGGGATGCATGTGGGAAGACCGGGCGGTTCTGGTCCACGGCGACGTCACCCCGTCCAACTTCCTGATAGGCAGGGGCGACAACATCATGGCCATTGACCTGGAGCGTATGCAATGGGCCGACCGCTCGTTCGATCTTGGTAGGCTTTGCGGCGAACTAAAGCATTTCTTCTTACAGGGCACGGGGGACCATCACGCGGCGGAACCCTTCATCGGGCATTTTCTCTGGGAATATTGTTGCCACTTTCCCGATAGAATGAGCGCCTTCAGGGCCATCACCCGGCGTACACCGTTTTATATGGGGATCACCCTGCTAAGGATCGCTCGAAATACCTGGATTAACCAGGACTACCGCCGGCGCCTCGTAAATGAGGCCAAACAGATTCTGAGGGCACTGCCATGA
- the modA gene encoding molybdate ABC transporter substrate-binding protein codes for MNRRLVFIFTLVNLLLGIWIAGCLEKCLAEDRLMVFAGAASKPPTEDAAKAFEAKTGVKVDVIFGGSGFVLSQMMLGKKGDLYFPGSSDYMEVAKKKDMVFPETEKNVVYLVPAINVQKGNPKNVKTLKDLTRPDLKVAIANPEGVCVGAYAVELVEALFTSQEKEAFRKNLINYTESCEKTATAISLKAADAVIGWRVFHYWDPGRIETIPLDKTQVIRIGYIPIAISKFTSNRPLAQKFIDFLLSEDGKKIFQKYHYFMSAEEATAWVGEKKPVGGEYLVPQDWIKR; via the coding sequence ATGAACAGAAGACTAGTCTTTATTTTTACGTTAGTAAACCTTCTCTTGGGCATCTGGATTGCTGGATGTCTTGAGAAATGTCTAGCGGAAGACAGATTGATGGTATTCGCTGGTGCCGCAAGCAAGCCGCCTACGGAAGACGCGGCAAAAGCATTTGAGGCCAAAACCGGCGTTAAGGTTGATGTGATCTTCGGCGGATCGGGTTTTGTTCTTTCCCAAATGATGCTGGGCAAGAAAGGGGACCTCTATTTTCCCGGCTCCTCGGATTACATGGAGGTGGCCAAGAAGAAGGACATGGTTTTTCCTGAAACAGAGAAGAATGTTGTGTATCTCGTTCCGGCAATTAATGTCCAGAAAGGAAACCCCAAGAACGTCAAAACTCTCAAAGACCTCACACGACCCGATCTCAAGGTGGCCATAGCCAACCCTGAAGGGGTGTGCGTAGGAGCCTATGCCGTTGAACTCGTCGAAGCGCTCTTCACGTCCCAAGAGAAAGAGGCTTTCAGAAAAAATCTCATTAACTACACAGAGAGCTGTGAGAAGACCGCTACAGCAATCTCGTTGAAAGCAGCCGACGCCGTCATTGGTTGGAGAGTTTTTCACTATTGGGATCCAGGGCGGATCGAGACAATCCCGCTCGACAAGACCCAAGTAATTCGGATTGGATATATTCCTATTGCAATATCGAAGTTCACCTCGAACCGGCCACTTGCTCAGAAATTTATCGATTTTCTGTTGTCAGAGGATGGCAAGAAAATCTTTCAGAAATACCATTACTTCATGAGCGCCGAGGAGGCCACTGCGTGGGTCGGGGAGAAAAAACCGGTAGGTGGTGAGTACTTGGTCCCACAGGACTGGATCAAAAGATGA
- a CDS encoding arsenosugar biosynthesis-associated peroxidase-like protein translates to MDTYYDPKDLPKFADIGEEAPELAKKFFDYYGAVFAEGELTEREKALIALAVAHAVQCPYCIDAYTQTCLERGASLGEMTEAVHVTTAIRGGASLVHATQMRKIAKKLSM, encoded by the coding sequence ATGGATACCTACTATGATCCCAAAGACCTGCCGAAATTCGCTGACATCGGCGAAGAAGCCCCCGAGCTAGCAAAGAAGTTCTTCGATTACTACGGAGCGGTGTTTGCTGAAGGGGAGCTTACTGAGAGAGAGAAGGCTCTAATCGCATTGGCCGTGGCCCATGCCGTCCAGTGTCCATACTGTATTGACGCTTATACTCAGACCTGTTTGGAAAGGGGGGCCAGTCTCGGTGAAATGACTGAGGCTGTTCACGTAACGACGGCGATCAGAGGAGGAGCCTCCCTCGTTCACGCAACCCAGATGAGAAAGATCGCCAAGAAGCTTTCCATGTGA
- a CDS encoding cation:proton antiporter produces the protein MENAWYVATIWIGLALVASIISIRTAISVALVEICVGVVGGNFLGLDPHSEWISFLAGFGAILLRFLAGAEIEPDVLRKYGKEALSIGLIAFFLPFLGTMAYAYYVAHWALQASMICGIALSTTSVAVVYAVMVETGFNETELGKLILAACFVNDLGTVVALGAIFANYNYWLIVFAVVTAVVMFVTPWFIRWFLKIFNNHVSEPGIKLIFVLLFGLGWLATRANSEAVLPAYLLGLVVANIFKENREMVRHLRTATFALLTPFYFLKAGTIVSLPAIYMGFGLIVVLLLVKMVTKFIGVYPLTRVFNLTGRTGMYTTLLMSTGLTFGSISALFGYTRGIITQDQYTILVTVVIGSAVVPTLIAQWFFQPKERDMNLTASVKTVCKPAIEISMSEKG, from the coding sequence ATGGAAAACGCTTGGTATGTGGCTACAATTTGGATAGGTTTAGCGCTCGTAGCCAGTATTATTTCAATTCGGACCGCAATCTCTGTGGCGCTTGTAGAAATTTGTGTCGGGGTTGTGGGGGGTAACTTTCTTGGATTGGACCCACATTCGGAATGGATAAGTTTTCTAGCCGGGTTTGGGGCGATACTGTTGAGGTTTCTGGCAGGCGCGGAGATTGAACCGGATGTTCTCCGAAAATATGGAAAGGAAGCCCTCAGCATCGGGCTGATAGCTTTTTTCCTTCCCTTCCTGGGGACCATGGCATACGCCTATTATGTGGCCCATTGGGCCTTGCAGGCTTCCATGATTTGCGGGATTGCGCTGTCTACTACGTCAGTAGCAGTTGTCTACGCAGTCATGGTAGAGACGGGATTCAACGAAACTGAATTGGGCAAGCTGATTCTTGCCGCTTGCTTCGTAAATGATTTGGGTACGGTGGTGGCTCTTGGGGCGATATTCGCTAATTACAACTATTGGTTGATCGTTTTCGCCGTTGTAACGGCCGTGGTTATGTTTGTTACTCCGTGGTTCATCCGCTGGTTCCTGAAAATTTTCAATAACCATGTCAGTGAGCCTGGAATAAAGCTTATATTTGTATTGCTGTTTGGCCTTGGTTGGTTAGCTACACGAGCAAATAGCGAGGCGGTACTCCCCGCGTATTTGTTGGGACTGGTGGTCGCAAATATTTTTAAAGAAAATCGTGAAATGGTAAGGCACCTTCGAACCGCTACTTTTGCCCTTTTAACGCCGTTCTATTTTCTCAAGGCGGGGACCATAGTTTCTCTTCCCGCAATATATATGGGCTTTGGTCTGATAGTGGTTTTGCTTCTTGTGAAAATGGTGACGAAATTTATTGGTGTCTATCCTCTAACCAGGGTTTTCAACTTGACCGGTAGGACAGGAATGTATACCACGCTGCTCATGAGCACCGGATTGACTTTCGGCAGTATTTCGGCGCTGTTTGGTTACACGCGGGGCATTATTACGCAGGACCAATATACGATCCTTGTCACTGTAGTTATCGGTAGCGCCGTCGTCCCTACTTTGATTGCGCAGTGGTTTTTTCAGCCCAAAGAACGGGACATGAACTTAACCGCTTCAGTAAAAACAGTCTGTAAGCCTGCAATAGAAATTTCCATGAGTGAGAAAGGATGA
- a CDS encoding ABC transporter permease subunit, which translates to MTFKNISIAFSIATFGIYALLILSLFYFFRGETLWDTLRSDRTLFSIRLSIIAATISTLLSVLIAIPSAFALSRYDFPGKRAVDTILELPMIVSPAALGAMLLIFFNNPIGLWIQDHGPQFVFTFYGIVLAQFLTVCGVTTRLIKAAMDEIPCRYEAVARTLGASPAKAFVTITLPLSKRGI; encoded by the coding sequence ATGACCTTCAAGAACATTTCAATCGCATTTTCAATCGCCACGTTCGGTATTTATGCGCTTCTTATTTTGTCCCTGTTCTATTTCTTTCGGGGCGAGACATTGTGGGATACCCTACGCTCCGATAGAACGCTCTTTTCCATACGCTTGAGTATTATCGCCGCTACTATCAGCACTCTCCTGTCCGTACTGATTGCTATTCCATCAGCATTTGCCTTGTCCAGATATGACTTCCCGGGCAAGAGGGCTGTCGACACGATTCTTGAGCTACCCATGATAGTTTCACCGGCGGCTCTAGGCGCAATGTTGTTGATTTTCTTTAATAATCCTATCGGTTTGTGGATACAGGACCACGGGCCTCAGTTCGTCTTCACTTTCTACGGAATTGTCCTGGCTCAATTCCTTACCGTGTGCGGTGTTACCACAAGATTGATTAAGGCAGCGATGGACGAGATACCATGCAGGTATGAAGCGGTCGCAAGGACACTAGGCGCATCCCCGGCCAAGGCTTTCGTCACTATTACTCTCCCATTGAGCAAAAGAGGCATTTAG
- a CDS encoding universal stress protein, which translates to MLKKILVGLDGSKGSFKALGEAMLLAILAGTEVHTISVEEVPRYPGTIDEVIAGKEAADTVYASVIEKAQSMAKDQGVTLKPFVMMGHEVKTIVEFVSQNQYDLLVIGFMGHSALYDRVMGGTCQALVRLTPCPVLVVK; encoded by the coding sequence ATGCTGAAAAAAATACTGGTCGGGCTCGATGGGTCCAAAGGATCGTTCAAAGCGTTGGGCGAGGCGATGTTATTGGCGATACTTGCTGGAACTGAAGTCCACACTATATCCGTGGAGGAGGTTCCACGCTACCCAGGGACAATAGATGAGGTTATAGCCGGAAAAGAGGCTGCGGATACCGTCTACGCTTCAGTGATAGAGAAGGCCCAATCGATGGCAAAAGACCAGGGGGTAACCCTAAAACCTTTTGTAATGATGGGACACGAGGTAAAAACCATCGTAGAATTCGTTTCTCAAAATCAGTACGACCTGCTTGTGATAGGTTTCATGGGACATTCCGCTCTCTATGATAGAGTGATGGGCGGTACCTGCCAGGCATTAGTGCGCCTTACTCCATGTCCTGTGCTGGTTGTAAAATGA
- a CDS encoding HAD family hydrolase, protein MKIKGILFDVNGTLIDIHTDEGAEEIYRGISHFLTYQGIYVHRWEARDEYFRIMNEQKRASAEAFPEFDAVEVWREFLRRRPEASSVLPPDKLRWTPLFLAEMFRGLSRFRLQLYPEVQNVLDELFQRFKLAALSDAQSAWALWEMRAVRIDAYFHPIIVSGDLGFRKPDKRIFKAALSVLDLRPENVIFVGNDMYRDIYGAKQLGIKTVFFSSNQGRKTAEGVEPDYIIYEFSELQRAIAFFEGR, encoded by the coding sequence ATGAAGATTAAGGGAATCCTTTTCGACGTCAACGGCACACTTATCGATATCCATACTGATGAAGGCGCCGAGGAAATCTATCGAGGCATTAGCCATTTCCTTACGTACCAGGGGATATATGTCCACCGGTGGGAGGCGCGAGACGAATATTTCCGTATAATGAACGAACAGAAAAGGGCAAGCGCCGAAGCCTTCCCTGAGTTCGACGCCGTGGAGGTGTGGAGGGAATTCCTCCGGCGTAGGCCGGAAGCGTCCAGTGTCTTGCCTCCTGATAAACTGCGTTGGACGCCTCTTTTTTTAGCGGAAATGTTCCGGGGGTTATCTCGTTTCCGATTGCAGCTTTATCCTGAAGTGCAGAACGTTCTGGATGAACTGTTCCAACGTTTCAAACTGGCGGCCCTTTCCGACGCCCAAAGCGCTTGGGCGCTGTGGGAAATGAGGGCGGTTCGCATTGACGCCTACTTCCATCCCATCATCGTCTCCGGCGACTTGGGTTTCAGAAAGCCGGACAAACGGATATTCAAGGCAGCCTTGAGCGTGCTCGACCTGCGACCTGAGAACGTCATCTTTGTAGGAAACGACATGTACCGCGATATTTACGGGGCTAAACAATTGGGAATCAAAACGGTATTCTTTTCCTCCAATCAGGGACGGAAAACTGCGGAAGGGGTTGAGCCGGATTACATTATCTACGAGTTCTCGGAACTTCAGAGGGCCATAGCCTTCTTCGAAGGGCGATAG
- the arsS gene encoding arsenosugar biosynthesis radical SAM (seleno)protein ArsS (Some members of this family are selenoproteins.) encodes MVPELTSADTLSDAERSSAHGLEPFSGCLARHGLELNRGQTNTLQINVGLICNQVCRHCHLEAGPNRSEIMSKKTIEEVVAYAKRASFPVVDITGGAPEMNPHLGYLIENIAPVAPRLMMRANLTALAKENTDYLLRLCMANRVVIAASFPAVSASQTDSQRGKGVLEKSITMLKKLNDLGYGRDGTGLELNLVSNPTGAFLPASQDQAEKRFRRYLETKWGLSFNNLFTFANVPLGRFRTWLADSGNLDSYMKKLSASFNPCAVEGLMCRTLLSVNWEGYLFDCDFNLAMGVYLAGRKRHISEMDDLPEPGTQIPTGNHCYACTAGSGFT; translated from the coding sequence ATGGTTCCGGAACTGACGTCAGCGGATACATTGTCAGACGCTGAAAGATCCTCAGCCCATGGGTTAGAGCCATTTTCAGGATGTTTGGCCAGACACGGGCTTGAATTGAATAGAGGCCAAACTAATACGCTACAAATCAACGTGGGATTGATTTGCAATCAAGTATGCAGACACTGTCATCTGGAAGCGGGCCCCAATCGCTCGGAAATCATGAGCAAGAAAACCATTGAGGAGGTTGTGGCTTACGCCAAAAGAGCAAGCTTCCCCGTGGTAGACATTACCGGCGGCGCTCCTGAAATGAACCCCCACCTGGGCTATCTCATTGAAAACATAGCTCCTGTTGCCCCGAGGCTGATGATGCGGGCAAATCTCACGGCTTTGGCCAAGGAGAACACGGACTACTTGCTCCGTCTGTGCATGGCGAATCGGGTGGTCATTGCGGCGTCGTTTCCAGCCGTGAGCGCTTCGCAGACTGATTCTCAAAGAGGGAAAGGCGTGCTGGAAAAAAGTATCACCATGTTAAAGAAGCTCAATGATCTGGGTTACGGGAGAGACGGAACCGGGTTGGAACTCAATCTGGTTTCAAATCCCACAGGAGCGTTCCTTCCGGCATCGCAGGATCAGGCTGAAAAAAGGTTCAGAAGGTACCTGGAAACAAAATGGGGGCTCTCCTTCAACAACCTGTTCACGTTTGCGAATGTGCCATTGGGAAGGTTCCGCACCTGGCTTGCGGACTCAGGAAACCTGGATTCATATATGAAAAAACTATCGGCGAGCTTCAATCCTTGTGCGGTTGAAGGTCTGATGTGTCGAACATTATTGTCCGTGAATTGGGAAGGCTATTTGTTCGATTGCGATTTCAACCTTGCCATGGGGGTCTATCTAGCTGGTCGTAAGCGACATATCTCCGAGATGGATGATTTGCCGGAGCCTGGGACACAGATACCAACAGGCAATCATTGTTACGCCTGCACAGCCGGGTCGGGATTTACCTGA
- a CDS encoding ATP-binding cassette domain-containing protein, whose product MLEVANLSVQAGSFLLSNVSLKVLPSSCHVILGPTGGGKTLLLESVIGLRNPTEGKVTLEGKDITDFPIEKRELSYVPQDLALFPHMTVRENILYPIKIRGKQQNSETGIVRELIDSFNIRHLLDRRIANLSGGERQRTALARAIVSGGKYLVLDEPLSALHESLKTELWYLLKDLQKRYDLAILMVTHDLEEAFFLGDAISVIIDGNLCQQGSKREVYQYPQSVEVANFLGIRNQFSSKIKKITGESVSLYCCELDTTLTVSREGLFIRDKNTKIATEAEFILGVRAEDIEILPLEHVEQDSCNLIKGIVQEVFENGATLTIMVLPMNSEKRVEITVPNGLYKKLNLCAKQEFHFYLPEDRIFVVNVR is encoded by the coding sequence ATGCTTGAGGTAGCCAACCTCTCAGTCCAGGCGGGAAGTTTTCTCCTGAGCAATGTTTCCCTAAAAGTTCTTCCGTCCTCGTGTCACGTGATACTTGGGCCTACCGGTGGTGGCAAGACGCTCCTCCTGGAATCCGTCATCGGGTTGCGAAACCCAACAGAAGGAAAGGTAACGCTGGAGGGCAAGGACATCACCGACTTCCCAATAGAAAAGCGTGAACTTTCTTACGTGCCGCAGGACTTGGCGCTATTCCCACACATGACCGTGCGCGAAAACATCCTCTATCCGATAAAAATTAGAGGCAAGCAACAGAACTCAGAAACAGGTATTGTTCGGGAACTAATTGACTCCTTTAACATCAGGCATCTATTGGACAGACGGATAGCAAATTTGAGCGGGGGTGAGCGCCAAAGAACCGCACTTGCTAGAGCCATAGTTTCGGGAGGCAAATACCTGGTGCTGGATGAGCCTCTGTCAGCCCTTCATGAAAGCCTCAAAACAGAATTGTGGTATCTTCTTAAAGATTTACAAAAAAGATACGACCTTGCCATATTGATGGTTACTCATGATCTCGAAGAAGCTTTTTTTCTTGGTGACGCCATAAGCGTTATTATAGACGGCAACCTCTGTCAGCAGGGCAGCAAGAGAGAAGTCTACCAATACCCCCAGAGTGTGGAGGTTGCAAATTTTTTGGGAATAAGAAACCAATTCTCCAGCAAAATCAAAAAGATCACAGGAGAATCAGTGTCGCTTTATTGTTGTGAACTTGATACAACCTTGACTGTTTCAAGAGAAGGATTATTTATTCGCGACAAAAACACGAAGATTGCAACAGAGGCTGAATTCATTCTTGGTGTCAGGGCCGAAGACATAGAAATTCTTCCACTGGAACATGTTGAGCAGGATTCGTGCAATTTGATCAAAGGGATTGTCCAGGAGGTTTTTGAAAACGGGGCTACTCTCACGATCATGGTCCTACCAATGAATTCTGAGAAGCGTGTTGAGATAACAGTTCCAAATGGTCTCTACAAGAAACTCAATCTTTGTGCTAAGCAAGAGTTCCATTTTTACCTGCCTGAAGACAGAATATTTGTTGTGAACGTGCGATGA